The Opitutales bacterium ASA1 genome window below encodes:
- a CDS encoding Na+/H+ antiporter NhaC family protein, which translates to MPSPWRQPRRWALTLGSIALVAAVLAVLPVRPPPGMDEAAIGHWSSLLPPIVAVAVALGFRHLVAALTSALVLGAMLAFGPWPWVFLPRAAVEVVWANVTGNFSLSIFGFLFALVGLIHIVGRSGGVHGMVAQLSRVARGPRSTKFAAMLAGFVVFFDDYSNTIVVGSTMRALFDRFRISREKLAYIVDSTTAPIAGLAVLSTWIAFEVFLFGQVAEGLGLREDGFAVFLAALPMRFYCIGTLMFVAINALSHRDFGPMLRAERRAALEGKVHSDHARPLTAASTQAMDPAPGVPLRWYNAAVPLLVVIFGTLGGIVVFGRAAVLEGGGTFAFGSAASWREAFGAVSASDSGAMGVLFAAALAGCVFAVVLARAQRILTVRESVRAWLGAVPTLWMAVFILVAAWSMKSLCADFLDTDGYLVALLGERLPLPVLPVLAFLLGSAMSFALGTSWGTMGVLIPVVLPLAHALGAYEHDGGVIFWLTCAAVLDGAIFGDHCSPISDTTVLSSVATGCDHLDHTTTQLGYAVPVMVLAAALGYLPTALGMPWAVYFASFPAVAVLLFLVVGRRVPDVPRASGVS; encoded by the coding sequence ATGCCTTCGCCGTGGCGCCAGCCTCGCCGCTGGGCGCTGACGCTCGGGTCGATCGCGCTCGTAGCCGCCGTACTCGCCGTCCTTCCCGTTCGTCCGCCGCCCGGGATGGACGAGGCCGCGATCGGTCACTGGTCGTCGTTGCTGCCGCCGATCGTGGCAGTGGCCGTGGCACTCGGTTTCCGGCATCTCGTGGCAGCCCTGACGTCCGCACTCGTGCTCGGCGCGATGCTCGCGTTCGGGCCTTGGCCGTGGGTCTTCTTGCCCCGCGCGGCGGTCGAGGTGGTGTGGGCCAACGTCACGGGAAACTTCAGCCTCTCGATCTTCGGCTTCCTTTTCGCGCTGGTGGGGTTGATCCACATCGTAGGACGCAGCGGCGGTGTGCATGGCATGGTCGCGCAACTCTCGCGCGTCGCGCGCGGTCCACGCTCGACGAAGTTCGCGGCGATGCTCGCCGGGTTCGTGGTCTTCTTCGACGACTACTCCAACACGATCGTCGTCGGCTCGACCATGCGGGCGCTCTTCGACCGATTCCGCATTTCGCGCGAGAAACTGGCCTACATCGTCGATTCGACCACGGCACCGATCGCGGGACTGGCGGTGCTCTCGACATGGATCGCGTTCGAAGTCTTCTTGTTCGGGCAAGTGGCCGAGGGTCTCGGTCTGCGCGAGGACGGGTTCGCGGTGTTTCTCGCGGCGTTGCCCATGCGCTTCTACTGCATCGGCACGCTGATGTTCGTCGCAATCAACGCGCTTTCGCACCGCGATTTCGGTCCGATGTTGCGGGCGGAACGGCGCGCCGCACTCGAGGGCAAGGTCCACTCCGACCACGCCCGCCCGCTCACCGCGGCGTCCACACAAGCGATGGACCCGGCACCAGGCGTTCCGCTGCGCTGGTACAACGCGGCCGTGCCTTTGCTCGTGGTGATCTTCGGCACTCTCGGCGGGATCGTCGTCTTCGGACGCGCGGCCGTGCTGGAGGGGGGCGGCACGTTCGCATTCGGCAGCGCAGCCTCGTGGCGCGAGGCCTTCGGTGCCGTGAGTGCCTCGGATTCGGGCGCGATGGGCGTGCTCTTTGCCGCGGCTCTCGCGGGTTGCGTCTTCGCGGTGGTGCTCGCACGGGCGCAGCGCATCCTGACCGTTCGCGAGTCGGTCCGTGCGTGGCTCGGCGCGGTCCCAACGCTGTGGATGGCGGTCTTCATCCTCGTCGCCGCGTGGAGCATGAAGTCGCTCTGTGCCGACTTTTTGGATACGGACGGATATCTGGTGGCGCTCTTGGGCGAGCGCCTGCCGCTGCCCGTGCTGCCGGTGCTGGCGTTTCTCCTCGGTTCGGCGATGTCGTTCGCGCTCGGCACGAGCTGGGGCACGATGGGCGTGCTCATACCGGTGGTGCTGCCGTTGGCGCACGCACTCGGGGCTTACGAACACGACGGCGGCGTTATCTTCTGGCTGACGTGCGCCGCCGTGCTCGACGGCGCGATCTTCGGCGACCACTGCAGCCCCATCAGCGACACCACGGTGCTTTCTTCGGTGGCGACGGGTTGCGACCACCTCGACCACACGACGACGCAACTCGGCTACGCCGTGCCGGTGATGGTGCTCGCCGCGGCACTGGGCTACCTGCCGACGGCGCTCGGGATGCCTTGGGCGGTCTACTTCGCGTCGTTTCCCGCAGTGGCGGTCCTACTTTTTCTGGTCGTCGGTCGCCGCGTGCCCGACGTGCCCCGCGCGTCCGGTGTCTCCTGA
- the mutT gene encoding 8-oxo-dGTP diphosphatase MutT — MCGLIERDGCVLVARRGQGRALAGKWEFPGGKVESGEAAEAALARELREELGVEIEVVRALPESTHRYEGFAITLVPFVCTLAEGEPVAHEHAEIAWSPPENIRDLDLAAADVPILEAYLAARRGR, encoded by the coding sequence GTGTGTGGCCTGATCGAGCGCGACGGGTGTGTCCTCGTCGCGCGACGAGGACAGGGACGAGCGCTCGCGGGCAAATGGGAGTTTCCGGGCGGCAAAGTCGAGTCGGGGGAAGCTGCGGAGGCCGCGCTTGCGCGCGAATTGCGCGAGGAGTTGGGCGTGGAGATCGAGGTCGTGCGGGCGTTGCCCGAGTCGACGCACCGTTACGAGGGGTTTGCGATCACTCTCGTCCCTTTCGTCTGCACGCTCGCGGAGGGAGAGCCGGTCGCACACGAGCACGCGGAGATCGCGTGGTCTCCGCCTGAAAACATCCGCGACCTCGATCTCGCCGCAGCCGACGTGCCGATCCTCGAAGCGTATCTGGCCGCACGACGGGGTCGCTGA
- the rarD gene encoding EamA family transporter RarD, translating into MTGAGRASLVADLKRERETGATSEGPTDTRASGDGAIWAALGAFFLWGVLPVYWKQFHGVSAWEVIAHRVVWSLAVLWMVLPLRGRMGQYLGALRSVRSTAIYFASGALLSANWLTFVYAVERDRIVEASLGYFLNPLFSVALGALVLGERLRPAQWLAVGLATLGVGVQVVALGSLPWVSLALAGTFALYGLLRKQGPLGALTGLAVETTLMAPAALVFMIWMHGKGAGVFALAGWEERAWAVSTGVVTTAPLLLFATAARRLPLSTIGVCQYVAPSLQLAVGVALYGEPFGGARVAAFACIWAGLAVFTADGYRRSRR; encoded by the coding sequence TTGACAGGCGCAGGGCGTGCGAGCCTCGTGGCGGACTTGAAACGCGAGCGCGAGACCGGTGCAACCAGCGAAGGGCCTACCGACACGCGGGCGAGCGGCGACGGGGCGATCTGGGCTGCGTTGGGTGCATTCTTTCTTTGGGGCGTGCTTCCGGTGTATTGGAAGCAGTTTCACGGCGTGTCGGCATGGGAGGTGATCGCGCATCGAGTCGTCTGGTCGTTGGCGGTGCTCTGGATGGTGCTGCCGTTGCGCGGCAGGATGGGGCAGTATTTGGGAGCACTGCGGAGTGTGCGCTCGACGGCGATCTACTTCGCGAGTGGAGCGTTGTTGTCGGCCAACTGGCTCACCTTCGTCTACGCGGTGGAGCGCGACCGGATCGTGGAGGCGAGTCTCGGCTATTTTCTCAATCCGTTGTTCAGCGTCGCGTTGGGCGCGCTCGTGCTGGGGGAACGGCTGCGGCCGGCGCAGTGGCTGGCGGTGGGACTCGCGACCTTGGGCGTGGGCGTGCAGGTGGTGGCGCTCGGCAGCCTACCGTGGGTCTCGCTCGCGTTGGCGGGGACGTTCGCTCTCTACGGATTGTTGCGCAAACAAGGCCCGCTCGGAGCGCTCACGGGTCTCGCGGTGGAGACGACGTTGATGGCACCGGCGGCCCTCGTATTCATGATCTGGATGCACGGAAAGGGCGCGGGAGTGTTCGCACTCGCCGGGTGGGAGGAGCGTGCGTGGGCAGTGTCGACCGGGGTGGTGACCACGGCTCCGCTTTTGTTGTTCGCGACGGCGGCCCGGCGGTTGCCGCTCTCGACGATCGGGGTGTGCCAATACGTGGCCCCGTCCTTGCAACTCGCGGTGGGAGTCGCGCTCTACGGCGAGCCGTTCGGTGGTGCGCGCGTGGCGGCCTTCGCTTGTATTTGGGCCGGTTTGGCGGTCTTCACCGCGGACGGCTACAGGCGATCTCGGCGCTGA
- a CDS encoding NAD(P)H-dependent oxidoreductase: MHDSASTTLEPSTVLEALRFRYATKAFDPARRIPREVWSALEESLVLAPSSFGLQPWKFVVVEDAAVRERLVAASWNQRQVAEASHLVVFAAREELGTAEVDRLIARMAEVRGVSEESLQGYRKVLLGFIGGPGHGISHLEWNARQAYIALGQLMHSAALLGLDTCPMEGIDPAAYDEILGLRSLGFRTVCACPVGYRAAADKYATAPKVRYPAEEVVLHV; encoded by the coding sequence ATGCACGACTCCGCCTCCACCACACTCGAGCCCTCCACGGTCCTCGAAGCCCTTCGTTTCCGCTACGCCACCAAGGCGTTCGATCCCGCCCGCCGAATCCCGCGCGAAGTCTGGTCCGCTCTCGAAGAGTCCCTCGTGCTCGCGCCCTCCTCCTTCGGTCTGCAACCGTGGAAGTTCGTCGTCGTCGAGGACGCCGCCGTCCGCGAGCGTCTCGTGGCCGCCTCTTGGAACCAACGCCAAGTGGCCGAGGCATCGCATCTCGTCGTCTTCGCCGCGCGAGAAGAGCTCGGCACTGCCGAGGTCGATCGGCTGATCGCGCGCATGGCCGAAGTCCGTGGCGTATCCGAGGAGTCGCTACAGGGTTACCGCAAGGTCTTGCTCGGTTTCATCGGCGGCCCCGGACACGGCATCAGCCATCTGGAGTGGAACGCCCGCCAGGCCTACATCGCTCTCGGACAGCTCATGCACTCCGCCGCGCTCCTCGGCCTCGACACCTGTCCGATGGAAGGCATCGATCCCGCCGCCTACGACGAGATCCTCGGTCTTCGCAGCCTCGGCTTCCGGACGGTCTGCGCTTGCCCGGTCGGCTATCGTGCCGCGGCCGACAAGTACGCCACCGCACCCAAGGTCCGCTATCCCGCCGAAGAGGTCGTCCTTCACGTCTGA
- the nth gene encoding endonuclease III, giving the protein MTKTARAAHVDRRLDELYPRPPVPLDHRDAFTLLVAVVLSAQCTDERVNRTTPALFALAPDPHRMAACSVAELDAIVRPCGLAPRKAMALQGLSQLIVERHGGEVPRTFEELEALPGVGHKTASVVMAQAFGVPAFPVDTHIHRLAQRWKLTDGRSVEQTERDLKRLFPIARWNALHLQIIYYGREHCTARGCDGTRCPLCRELFPERRRPVDTRK; this is encoded by the coding sequence ATGACGAAGACCGCACGCGCCGCTCACGTCGACCGGCGACTCGACGAGCTCTACCCGCGCCCGCCCGTCCCGCTCGACCACCGCGACGCGTTCACCCTGCTCGTCGCCGTGGTCCTCTCCGCGCAATGCACCGACGAGCGCGTCAACCGCACCACGCCCGCGCTCTTCGCCCTCGCGCCCGATCCGCACCGCATGGCCGCCTGCAGCGTCGCCGAACTCGACGCGATCGTCCGTCCGTGCGGCCTCGCACCGCGCAAGGCCATGGCCCTGCAGGGGCTTTCGCAACTGATCGTCGAGCGACACGGTGGCGAGGTACCCCGCACGTTCGAGGAACTCGAGGCACTACCGGGCGTCGGCCACAAGACCGCCTCCGTCGTCATGGCACAGGCGTTCGGCGTGCCCGCTTTCCCCGTGGACACGCACATCCATCGCCTCGCGCAGCGCTGGAAACTCACCGATGGCCGTAGCGTGGAGCAGACCGAGCGCGACCTGAAACGCCTCTTTCCGATCGCTCGCTGGAACGCCCTCCACCTCCAGATCATCTACTACGGCCGCGAACACTGCACCGCCCGCGGATGCGACGGCACGCGCTGCCCGCTCTGCCGCGAACTCTTCCCCGAGCGGCGCCGCCCCGTGGATACACGCAAGTAG
- a CDS encoding NAD(P)/FAD-dependent oxidoreductase: protein MSAAGGREIVVVGAGAAGFFGAIRCAEAAPDATVHLLEATAHPLAKVRVSGGGRCNVTHACFDPRELVRRYPRGSRELIGAFHRFGPQETIAWFAQRGVELKTEADGRMFPVTDSSATIVDALTTAAARAGVRLRTQTPVREIVRGEDGRFRISCGSGEVPAADRVLLATGGNQGAGGIAIARAFGHAIEPQVPSLFAFNVSDPRLRGLEGVAVQDASVAMPDARLIERGPVLVTHRGLSGPAVLRLSAWGARACQESGYAFGVVVNWTPGHRSEEIAAALAREREAHGRRQVATANPFGLPGRLWEVLVSAAGVPAGCVWAQTSKAMLGALAAQIGESRFAVQGKSTNKEEFVTCGGVRLREVDFKTMESRLCPGLHFAGEVLDIDGITGGFNFQAAWATGWLAGTAMAGVT, encoded by the coding sequence ATGAGTGCCGCAGGAGGGCGGGAGATCGTCGTCGTCGGTGCGGGAGCGGCGGGTTTCTTCGGTGCCATCCGCTGCGCGGAGGCGGCACCGGACGCGACCGTGCACCTGCTGGAGGCGACCGCGCATCCGCTGGCGAAGGTGCGTGTCTCGGGCGGCGGACGCTGCAACGTGACGCATGCGTGCTTCGATCCGCGCGAGCTCGTCCGGCGCTACCCGCGCGGCTCGCGCGAGCTCATCGGGGCGTTTCACCGCTTCGGTCCGCAGGAGACCATTGCGTGGTTCGCGCAGCGCGGCGTGGAACTGAAGACCGAGGCGGACGGGCGGATGTTTCCGGTCACGGACTCTTCCGCCACGATCGTCGATGCGCTCACGACCGCCGCCGCGCGGGCGGGGGTGCGCCTGCGGACGCAGACGCCGGTGCGGGAGATCGTGCGCGGCGAGGACGGACGGTTTCGCATCTCGTGCGGGTCGGGGGAAGTCCCGGCCGCGGATCGAGTGTTGCTCGCGACCGGTGGCAATCAGGGCGCCGGAGGCATCGCGATCGCGCGGGCGTTCGGGCACGCGATCGAGCCGCAGGTCCCTTCGCTCTTCGCCTTCAACGTATCCGATCCTCGACTACGCGGGCTCGAGGGCGTGGCGGTGCAGGATGCCTCGGTGGCGATGCCCGACGCGCGGCTCATCGAACGCGGCCCGGTGCTGGTGACTCATCGGGGTTTGAGCGGGCCGGCGGTCTTGAGACTCTCCGCGTGGGGTGCGCGCGCGTGTCAGGAAAGTGGATACGCGTTCGGCGTCGTGGTGAACTGGACGCCGGGACACCGATCGGAGGAAATCGCGGCCGCCCTCGCTCGAGAACGCGAGGCGCACGGACGCAGGCAGGTGGCGACCGCCAATCCGTTCGGCCTGCCGGGGCGACTCTGGGAGGTGTTGGTGTCGGCGGCGGGCGTGCCGGCGGGATGCGTCTGGGCGCAGACTTCGAAGGCGATGCTCGGCGCTTTGGCGGCGCAGATCGGCGAGAGTCGTTTCGCGGTGCAGGGCAAGAGCACGAACAAGGAGGAGTTCGTCACCTGCGGAGGCGTGCGCTTGCGCGAGGTGGACTTCAAGACGATGGAGAGCCGCTTGTGTCCGGGGCTGCACTTCGCGGGCGAGGTGCTGGACATCGACGGCATCACGGGCGGGTTCAACTTCCAAGCCGCGTGGGCGACGGGCTGGCTGGCCGGGACGGCGATGGCGGGCGTGACCTGA
- a CDS encoding sigma-70 family RNA polymerase sigma factor, whose amino-acid sequence MEDESFASLVEAWYAPLYRFALSLTRREAEACDLAQQTFFVWAKKGHTLRDRSRAKTWLFTTLYREFLRVRKREQRTSSLEDLPPGEQDTAEEVEVDLAGRLDGELVMRALQEVDVIFRAPLSLFYIKDLSYQEIATVLDVPVGTVMSRLSRGKAHLRRRLLELTSGNAERVIDFPQAEAQ is encoded by the coding sequence ATGGAGGACGAGTCTTTCGCGAGTCTGGTGGAGGCGTGGTATGCGCCGCTCTACCGCTTTGCGCTCAGTCTCACGCGCCGCGAGGCGGAGGCGTGCGATCTGGCGCAACAGACGTTCTTCGTCTGGGCGAAGAAGGGGCACACCTTGCGCGACCGATCGCGGGCGAAGACGTGGTTGTTCACCACGCTCTATCGAGAGTTTTTGCGGGTGCGAAAGCGGGAGCAACGAACGAGTTCGCTCGAGGATTTGCCGCCGGGCGAGCAGGACACGGCGGAGGAAGTGGAGGTGGATCTCGCGGGGCGGCTGGATGGCGAGCTGGTGATGCGTGCGTTGCAGGAGGTCGATGTGATCTTCCGGGCGCCGCTCTCGCTCTTTTACATCAAGGATCTTTCCTATCAGGAGATCGCGACGGTCTTGGACGTGCCGGTGGGCACGGTCATGTCGCGACTGTCGCGAGGTAAGGCGCACTTGCGTCGCAGGTTGCTCGAGCTGACGAGCGGCAACGCGGAGCGGGTGATCGATTTTCCGCAGGCGGAGGCACAATGA
- a CDS encoding OsmC family protein: MSRHTAGIEWSRDGHPFVDNRYSRAHRWRFDGGVVVPASSSPSVVPLPMSSAEAIDPEEAFVASLAACHMLWFLSLAARRGYCIDGYDDDAVGEMGRDETGALAMLRVTLRPRVRFGGANVPDAATHEELHHQAHAHCFLASSVKTAIECRPELIAR, from the coding sequence ATGTCCCGACACACCGCCGGCATCGAATGGTCCCGCGATGGCCACCCCTTCGTCGACAATCGCTACAGCCGCGCTCACCGCTGGCGCTTCGACGGCGGCGTGGTCGTGCCCGCCTCGTCGTCGCCCTCCGTCGTCCCGCTGCCCATGTCTTCCGCCGAGGCAATCGACCCCGAGGAGGCCTTCGTCGCCAGCCTCGCCGCGTGTCACATGCTTTGGTTCCTCTCGCTCGCCGCCCGGCGCGGGTATTGTATCGATGGATACGACGACGACGCGGTCGGCGAGATGGGGCGCGACGAAACAGGTGCTCTCGCCATGCTCCGCGTCACCCTCCGACCGCGCGTCCGCTTCGGCGGCGCGAACGTCCCCGACGCCGCGACGCACGAGGAACTGCACCATCAGGCCCACGCCCATTGTTTCCTCGCCAGCTCCGTGAAGACCGCGATCGAGTGCCGTCCGGAACTGATCGCCCGGTGA
- a CDS encoding DMT family transporter, translated as MTWVVASLLSAVFLGVYQLCTKQAVRDNAVLPVLFFSCLCSAVVWLGLMAARSGLPEMMHVAPLGWREHLQLLLKSVIVAGSWACSYFAVKHLPVSIAAPIRATGPAWTLTGALLVLGERPSWLELAGIATTLVSFWGLSFAGAKEGIHFHRDKWIGWLMAGTLLGAVSGLYDKYLLGTAGFDAATVQCWFSIYLAVVFLPLAIGWQRRWWPRKEFHWRWSILGVSFGLLVADFLYFDALRDPEALVSIVSSLRRGSTLVAFAGGIWLFRETNVRAKLPAVLGVVIGIVLTVSG; from the coding sequence ATGACGTGGGTCGTCGCGAGTCTCTTGTCCGCCGTTTTTCTCGGAGTCTACCAGCTGTGCACCAAGCAGGCGGTGAGAGATAACGCGGTGTTGCCGGTGCTGTTCTTTTCGTGCCTGTGCAGCGCGGTGGTGTGGCTCGGGTTGATGGCGGCGCGTTCGGGGTTGCCGGAGATGATGCACGTGGCACCGCTGGGATGGCGGGAGCATCTGCAGTTGTTGCTCAAGTCGGTCATCGTGGCGGGCTCGTGGGCGTGCAGCTACTTCGCGGTGAAGCATCTGCCGGTGTCGATCGCGGCACCGATCCGGGCGACGGGGCCGGCGTGGACGCTGACGGGGGCGTTGCTGGTGTTGGGGGAGCGACCGTCGTGGCTCGAGTTGGCGGGGATCGCGACGACGTTGGTCTCGTTCTGGGGGCTTTCGTTCGCGGGGGCGAAGGAGGGGATCCACTTTCATCGCGACAAGTGGATCGGTTGGTTGATGGCGGGGACCTTGCTCGGGGCGGTGAGCGGGCTCTACGACAAGTATCTGCTCGGCACGGCGGGCTTCGACGCGGCGACCGTGCAGTGCTGGTTCTCGATCTATCTAGCGGTCGTGTTTCTGCCGTTGGCGATCGGGTGGCAGCGACGTTGGTGGCCGCGCAAGGAGTTCCACTGGCGGTGGAGCATCCTCGGCGTGTCTTTCGGGCTGTTGGTGGCCGACTTCCTCTATTTCGACGCGTTGCGCGATCCGGAGGCGTTGGTCTCGATCGTCTCGAGCTTGCGGCGAGGGAGCACGTTGGTGGCGTTCGCGGGCGGCATCTGGCTGTTTCGCGAGACCAACGTGCGCGCCAAACTGCCAGCCGTCCTGGGCGTGGTGATCGGGATCGTGCTGACGGTTTCGGGATGA